A single Hippocampus zosterae strain Florida chromosome 17, ASM2543408v3, whole genome shotgun sequence DNA region contains:
- the slc29a4a gene encoding equilibrative nucleoside transporter 4, translating into MDAVGAERRRATPTQTPEERDVWRAGWRDAGREAWRDGRESGVVHSYSFDSYQLEEEEIGKDVPERGILALSEPDFEEPIPDDRYHGIYFAMLLAGVGFLLPYNSFITDVDYLHHKFSGTSIVFDMSLTYILVALLAVLLNNVLVERLSMHTRITVGYILALGPLVFVSVFDIWLAKFTNSQAYVINLVSVGVVAFGCTVQQSSFYGYMGMLPKRYTQGVMTGESTAGVIISLSRIFTKLLIPDERRNTLIFFLISIGMEMLCFLLHLLVRRSRFIRYYTSHARGKGPGKGHDPRGNPAGYRVHHDVTAEEVKFGNGAMGPPTTEEGIEEYVGGTYVRFDAPKIKFRRTWPSVRDLILHRYVVSRVIWAYMVSIAVTYSITLCLFPGLESEMRNRTLGEWLPILIMATFNMSDFVGKILAALPYDWSGGRLLFFSCLRVVFIPLFIMCVYPAHAPTLAHPAWPCLFSLLMGVTNGYFGSVPMIQAAGKVAPEQRELAGNVMTVSYMTGLMVGSVVAYAAYSFTARPTTGISAFNVHANMTAF; encoded by the exons ATGGACGCGGTGGGAGCGGAGCGTCGCAGGGCCACCCCGACGCAGACGCCCGAGGAAAGGGACGTGTGGAGAGCCGGGTGGAGGGATGCGGGAAGGGAGGCGTGGAGGGATGGACGAGAGAGCGGAGTGGTGCACAGCTACAGTTTTGACTCCTACCAGCTGGAAGAGGAGGAGATCGGCAAAGACGTCCCGGAGAGAGGCATTCTGGCGCTGTCTGAGCCCG ACTTTGAGGAGCCGATCCCTGACGACCGTTACCATGGCATCTACTTTGCAATGCTATTGGCTGGAGTCGGGTTCCTGCTGCCTTACAACAGTTTCATCACAGACGTGGACTACCTTCACCACAAGTTCAGCG GGACATCCATCGTGTTTGACATGAGTCTAACGTACATCCTGGTGGCGCTTTTGGCTGTCCTCCTCAACAACGTGCTGGTGGAAAGACTCAGTATGCACACCAGAATCACCGTGG GCTACATCTTAGCATTGGGGCCTTTGGTGTTTGTGAGCGTATTTGACATCTGGTTGGCAAAATTCACCAACAGTCAAGCTTATGTCATCAACCTGGTCTCAGTGGGAGTAGTCGCCTTTGGCTGTACAG TGCAGCAGTCCAGTTTCTATGGTTACATGGGGATGCTCCCCAAGAGGTACACGCAGGGGGTGATGACTGGAGAAA GCACCGCCGGGGTCATCATCTCCTTGTCTCGCATCTTCACCAAGCTGCTGATCCCAGACGAGAGGAGGAACACGCTCATCTTCTTCCTCATCTCCATTGGCATGGAAATGCTTTGCTTCCTGCTTCACCTGCTGGTGCGCCGCTCCCGCTTCATCCGCTACTACACCAGCCACGCCCGGGGCAAAGGTCCGGGCAAAGGTCACGACCCCCGCGGCAACCCCGCCGGCTACAGGGTTCACCATGACGTCACGGCGGAAGAAGTTAAATTT GGGAATGGCGCAATGGGGCCACCCACAACAGAAGAGGGCATTGAAGAATATGTGGGTGGGACGTATGTGCGATTTGACGCCCCAAAAATCAAGTTCAGAAGAACCTGGCCTAGCGTTCGGG ACCTGATTTTACATCGTTACGTGGTGTCCCGTGTCATCTGGGCCTACATGGTGTCCATAGCGGTGACCTACAGCATCACCCTGTGCCTGTTCCCCGGCTTGGAGTCCGAGATGAGAAACCGCACCTTAGGGGAGTGGCTGCCCATCCTCATCATGGCCACCTTCAACATGTCCGACTTTGTTGGCAAG ATCCTGGCGGCGCTGCCCTACGACTGGTCCGGAGGCCGCCTGCTCTTCTTCTCCTGCTTGAGAGTTGTCTTCATACCTCTCTTCATTATGTGCGTGTACCCGGCGCACGCGCCCACCCTTGCCCACCCCGCCTGGCCGTGTCTCTTCTCCCTGCTCATGGGCGTTACCAACGGGTACTTTGGCTCCGTGCCAATGATTCAAGCCGCTGGCAAAGTGGCGCCGGAGCAGAGGGAGCTTGCAG GTAACGTGATGACCGTCTCCTACATGACGGGCTTGATGGTGGGCTCCGTTGTGGCGTACGCCGCTTACAGCTTCACAGCTCGTCCAACAACAGGCATCTCCGCCTTCAACGTCCACGCAAACATGACTGCTTTTTGA
- the atp5mf gene encoding ATP synthase subunit f, mitochondrial, with the protein MADRPVPLAEKRLMEVKLGELGSWLGARDFTPNGIISAVRRGHDRYYNKYINVKKGGIGGVAMLLVGYVAMSYLWEYDHIKHDRWRKYH; encoded by the exons ATGGCGGACAGACCAG TTCCGTTAGCTGAGAAGCGTCTGATGGAGGTGAAACTGGGCGAGTTGGGAAGCTGGCTCGGAGCACGAGACTTTACCCCCAATGGGATCATCTCTGCCGTCCGCAGGG gccacGACAGATACTACAACAAGTACATTAACGTGAAGAAGGGAGGCATTGGTGGCGTCGCAATGCTGCTCGTTGGCTACGTGGCTATGAGCTACCTGTGGGAATACGACCACATAA AACATGATCGCTGGAGGAAGTACCACTAA
- the cpsf4 gene encoding cleavage and polyadenylation specificity factor subunit 4: MQDLLASADHIKFDLEIAVEQQLGAQPLPFPGMDKSGSAVCEFFMRAACLKGGMCPFRHISGEKTVVCKHWLRGLCKKGDQCEFLHEYDMTKMPECYFYSKFGECSNKECPFLHIDPESKIKDCPWYDRGFCKHGPDCRHRHTRRVICVNYLVGFCPEGKSCKFMHPRFELPMGAPEQPPLPLQNQNQTKTGSMGRSSFSVVHLTNTSPGPRSHNNSSMPVTQQNHLISNRGPRPLDQVTCYKCGEKGHYANKCNKGHLAFLSGQ; this comes from the exons ATGCAGGATTTACTGGCTAGCGCGGATCACATCAAGTTCGACCTGGAGATTGCCGTGGAGCAACAGCTTGGGGCTCAGCCTCTGCCCTTTCCCGGCATGGACA AATCCGGGTCTGCCGTGTGTGAGTTTTTCATGAGAGCTGCGTGCCTGAAAG GTGGGATGTGTCCTTTCCGTCACATCAGCGGAGAGAAGACAGTTGTGTGCAAGCACTGGCTCAGAGGACTTTGCAAAAAAGGAGACCAGTGCGAGTTCCTCCACGAATACGACATGACAAAGATGCCTGAATGCTATTTCTACTCCAAGTTCG GCGAGTGTAGCAACAAGGAATGTCCATTCCTACACATCGATCCCGAGTCCAAGATCAAGGACTGTCCCTGGTATGATCGAGGCTTCTGCAAACATG GTCCCGACTGCAGGCACAGACACACAAGAAGAGTGATTTGTGTCAATTACCTCGTGGGTTTCTGTCCAGAAGGAAAATCTTGCAAATTTATGCA ccCTCGTTTTGAATTGCCAATGGGAGCCCCCGAGCAGCCTCCCCTGCCGCTACAAAACCAAAATCAGACAAAG ACGGGCTCCATGGGCCGCTCGTCGTTCTCGGTCGTCCACCTGACCAACACCAGCCCGGGCCCACGGTCGCACAACAACTCTTCCATGCCTGTGACTCAACAGAATCATCTCATTTCCAACAGAGGGCCTCGACCGCTGGACCAGGTCACCTGCTACAAG tgcgGAGAAAAGGGCCACTACGCCAACAAGTGTAATAAGGGCCATCTTGCTTTCTTGAGTGGGCAGTGA
- the shmt1 gene encoding serine hydroxymethyltransferase, cytosolic isoform X1 — MPKGGRKGGHKGRMRTYTSPEEIDAQMEAEKERKTNEEEGATQNDVAEKLQASASDDSEDEGSQRKRVGVEGLIEIENPNRIVQKSKKVTHIELDEPKQLSRREREEIEKQKAKERYMKMHLAGKTDQAKADLARLAIIKKQREEAARKKEEEKKAQHCETTTMSLTNGGHVTKETWDSHNKMMLEPLAVNDAEVFSIIKKEKHRQTYGLELIASENFTSRAVLEALGSCMNNKYSEGYPGQRYYGGTEHIDELERLCQKRALEAYSLDSDKWGVNVQPYSGSPANFAVYTAIVEPHGRIMGLDLPDGGHLTHGFMTEKKKISATSIFFESMPYKVNPETGYIDYDRLQENARLFHPKLIIAGTSCYSRNIDYARMRQIANENGAYLMGDMAHISGLVAAGVVPSPFDYCDIVSTTTHKTLRGCRAGLIFFRKGVRSVDAKGKETIYNLESLINQAVFPGLQGGPHNHAIAGVAVALKQAMTPEFKAYQKQVLVNCKALSTALIEHGYKIVTGGSDNHLILLDLRSKGTDGGRAEKVLEACAIACNKNTCPGDKSALRPSGLRFGSPALTSRGLVEDDFRKVADFLHRGIELTLEVQRSLDPKAALKEFIQALATEEKFQQRVKEIRAEVEAFAGHFAMPGLPEL, encoded by the exons ATGCCCAAAGGAG GTAGGAAGGGTGGCCACAAGGGTCGCATGCGGACCTACACAAGTCCGGAGGAGATCGACGCCCAGATGGAAGCAGAGAAGGAGAGGAAGACG AATGAGGAGGAGGGTGCCACTCAAAATGACGTTGCGGAGAAGTTACAAGCATCAGCATCGGATGATAGTGAAGATGAAGGTTCACAG AGGAAGAGAGTCGGTGTGGAGGGCTTGATAGAAATTGAGAACCCCAACAGAATTGTTCAGAAGTCCAAGAAGGTGACACACATTGAGTTGGATGAGCCCAAGCAATTGTCAAGGAGAGAAAG AGAGGAAATTGAGAAGCAGAAAGCAAAGGAGCGCTACATGAAGATGCATCTCGCAGGAAAGACAGACCAGGCCAAAGCTGACCTCGCACGCCTCGCCATCATCAAGAAGCAGAGGGAGGAAGCGGCGagaaagaaagaggaagagaaaaaag CTCAGCACTGTGAAACAACAACCATGTCTTTAACAAATGGCGGCCATGTCACCAAGGAAACCTGGGACTCGCACAACAAGATGATGTTGGAACCTCTGGCTGTCAACGACGCCGAG gtgttctcCATCATTAAAAAGGAGAAGCACAGACAGACCTACGGCCTGGAGCTGATTGCGTCAGAGAACTTCACCAGCAGAGCAGTTCTCGAGGCTCTCGGCTCTTGTATGAACAACAAATACTCTGAAGGATATCCTGGTCAGag GTACTATGGCGGAACTGAGCATATTGATGAGCTGGAGAGACTCTGCCAGAAGAGGGCGCTAGAGGCCTACAGCCTGGACTCGGATAAATGGGGCGTGAACGTGCAGCCATATTCAG GTTCTCCTGCCAACTTTGCTGTTTACACCGCCATTGTGGAACCGCATGGGAGAATCATGGGACTGGACCTTCCCGACGGAGGTCACCTGACACACGGCTTCATgaccgaaaagaaaaaaatctctgcAACGTCCATCTTCTTTGAATCCATGCCGTACAAG GTGAATCCCGAAACGGGTTACATCGACTACGATCGGCTGCAAGAAAATGCTCGCCTTTTCCATCCCAAGCTCATCATTGCAG GAACGAGCTGCTACTCCCGTAACATCGACTACGCCCGCATGAGGCAGATCGCCAACGAGAATGGCGCATATCTGATGGGAGACATGGCGCACATCAGTGGACTAGTGGCAGCCGGAGTCGTGCCTTCACCCTTTGACTACTGTGACATTGTTTCCACGACGACGCACAAGACCCTGCGCGGCTGCAGAGCTGGACTGATTTTCTTCAGGAAAG GTGTGCGCAGTGTGGACGCCAAAGGGAAGGAGACGATCTACAATCTTGAGTCTTTAATCAATCAGGCTGTCTTTCCGGGGCTGCAGGGCGGCCCACACAACCACGCCATTGCAG GTGTTGCCGTAGCACTCAAACAAGCCATGACACCAGAGTTCAAGGCTTACCAGAAGCAGGTTCTTGTCAACTGCAAAGCTCTCTCCACCGCCCTCATTGAACATGGCTACAAGATTGTCACTG GCGGTTCTGACAATCATCTGATACTGTTGGACCTGCGCAGCAAAGGAACTGATGGAGGACGGGCTGAGAAGGTTCTGGAAGCATGTGCCATTGCCTGTAATAAGAACACCTGTCCAG GGGACAAAAGTGCTTTGCGCCCCAGTGGGCTGAGATTTGGCTCCCCAGCGCTGACCTCCAGAGGCCTTGTGGAAGATGATTTCAGGAAGGTGGCAGATTTCCTCCACAGAG GCATTGAGCTGACCTTGGAGGTGCAGAGAAGTCTGGATCCCAAGGCCGCTCTGAAGGAGTTCATCCAGGCATTGGCCACCGAAGAAAAGTTTCAGCAGCGTGTGAAGGAGATCAGGGCAGAGGTTGAAGCGTTCGCTGGTCATTTTGCCATGCCTGGCCTCCCCGAGCTGTAA
- the shmt1 gene encoding serine hydroxymethyltransferase, cytosolic isoform X2: MPPPTPFLPRDCSCFFDIVCLTFSSLAAQHCETTTMSLTNGGHVTKETWDSHNKMMLEPLAVNDAEVFSIIKKEKHRQTYGLELIASENFTSRAVLEALGSCMNNKYSEGYPGQRYYGGTEHIDELERLCQKRALEAYSLDSDKWGVNVQPYSGSPANFAVYTAIVEPHGRIMGLDLPDGGHLTHGFMTEKKKISATSIFFESMPYKVNPETGYIDYDRLQENARLFHPKLIIAGTSCYSRNIDYARMRQIANENGAYLMGDMAHISGLVAAGVVPSPFDYCDIVSTTTHKTLRGCRAGLIFFRKGVRSVDAKGKETIYNLESLINQAVFPGLQGGPHNHAIAGVAVALKQAMTPEFKAYQKQVLVNCKALSTALIEHGYKIVTGGSDNHLILLDLRSKGTDGGRAEKVLEACAIACNKNTCPGDKSALRPSGLRFGSPALTSRGLVEDDFRKVADFLHRGIELTLEVQRSLDPKAALKEFIQALATEEKFQQRVKEIRAEVEAFAGHFAMPGLPEL; encoded by the exons ATgcctcccccaacccccttccTGCCCCGTgattgtagttgtttttttgacaTCGTCTGTCTCACTTTCTCTTCCTTGGCGG CTCAGCACTGTGAAACAACAACCATGTCTTTAACAAATGGCGGCCATGTCACCAAGGAAACCTGGGACTCGCACAACAAGATGATGTTGGAACCTCTGGCTGTCAACGACGCCGAG gtgttctcCATCATTAAAAAGGAGAAGCACAGACAGACCTACGGCCTGGAGCTGATTGCGTCAGAGAACTTCACCAGCAGAGCAGTTCTCGAGGCTCTCGGCTCTTGTATGAACAACAAATACTCTGAAGGATATCCTGGTCAGag GTACTATGGCGGAACTGAGCATATTGATGAGCTGGAGAGACTCTGCCAGAAGAGGGCGCTAGAGGCCTACAGCCTGGACTCGGATAAATGGGGCGTGAACGTGCAGCCATATTCAG GTTCTCCTGCCAACTTTGCTGTTTACACCGCCATTGTGGAACCGCATGGGAGAATCATGGGACTGGACCTTCCCGACGGAGGTCACCTGACACACGGCTTCATgaccgaaaagaaaaaaatctctgcAACGTCCATCTTCTTTGAATCCATGCCGTACAAG GTGAATCCCGAAACGGGTTACATCGACTACGATCGGCTGCAAGAAAATGCTCGCCTTTTCCATCCCAAGCTCATCATTGCAG GAACGAGCTGCTACTCCCGTAACATCGACTACGCCCGCATGAGGCAGATCGCCAACGAGAATGGCGCATATCTGATGGGAGACATGGCGCACATCAGTGGACTAGTGGCAGCCGGAGTCGTGCCTTCACCCTTTGACTACTGTGACATTGTTTCCACGACGACGCACAAGACCCTGCGCGGCTGCAGAGCTGGACTGATTTTCTTCAGGAAAG GTGTGCGCAGTGTGGACGCCAAAGGGAAGGAGACGATCTACAATCTTGAGTCTTTAATCAATCAGGCTGTCTTTCCGGGGCTGCAGGGCGGCCCACACAACCACGCCATTGCAG GTGTTGCCGTAGCACTCAAACAAGCCATGACACCAGAGTTCAAGGCTTACCAGAAGCAGGTTCTTGTCAACTGCAAAGCTCTCTCCACCGCCCTCATTGAACATGGCTACAAGATTGTCACTG GCGGTTCTGACAATCATCTGATACTGTTGGACCTGCGCAGCAAAGGAACTGATGGAGGACGGGCTGAGAAGGTTCTGGAAGCATGTGCCATTGCCTGTAATAAGAACACCTGTCCAG GGGACAAAAGTGCTTTGCGCCCCAGTGGGCTGAGATTTGGCTCCCCAGCGCTGACCTCCAGAGGCCTTGTGGAAGATGATTTCAGGAAGGTGGCAGATTTCCTCCACAGAG GCATTGAGCTGACCTTGGAGGTGCAGAGAAGTCTGGATCCCAAGGCCGCTCTGAAGGAGTTCATCCAGGCATTGGCCACCGAAGAAAAGTTTCAGCAGCGTGTGAAGGAGATCAGGGCAGAGGTTGAAGCGTTCGCTGGTCATTTTGCCATGCCTGGCCTCCCCGAGCTGTAA
- the bud31 gene encoding protein BUD31 homolog, producing MPKVKRSRKPPPDGWELIEPTLDELDQKMREAETEPHEGKRKVEALWPIFRLHHQRSRYIYDLFFKRKAISRELYEYCIKEGYADKNLIAKWKKQGYENLCCLRCIQTRDTNFGTNCICRVPKSKLEVGRIIECTHCGCRGCSG from the exons ATGCCAAAAGTTAAGAGAAGTCGTAAGCCACCCCCAGACGGGTGGGAACTCATTGAACCTACTTTGGATGAGCTTGATCAGAAAATGAGGGAAG CCGAAACGGAACCTCATGAGGGAAAGAGGAAAGTGGAAGCTCTTTGGCCAATTTTCAGACTGCACCATCAGCGCAGTCGATACATTTACGACCTCTTCTTCAAAAGAAAAGCCATCAGCAGGG AGCTGTATGAGTACTGCATAAAGGAAGGCTACGCTGACAAGAACCTGATTGCCAAGTGGAAAAAGCAAGGCTATGAGAACCTCTGCTGCCTCCGTTGCATCCAAACGCGAGACACCAACTTTGGGACTAACTGTATTTGCAGAGTTCCAAAGAGCAAGCTCGAAGTT GGAAGGATCATTGAATGCACCCACTGTGGATGCAGAGGATGTTCTGGTTAA
- the smcr8a gene encoding guanine nucleotide exchange protein smcr8a: MIGSPDVVAFTKEDDDGQSTSDPWAIPEEFSIPLHPLADSNPWAKTSYAKFTKDFILISEFSEQVGPQPLLCIPDDPKVCGSFDLNYFSLRIMSVDYQASFVGHPPGSGYPRLSFVEDSRVVLGDSKEGAFAYVHHLTLYDLEARGFVRPFCMAYVSADERKIMLQFQELSARFSKASECLKAGNRRAFAKELQRKLRDLEYTHSVLQREEGLQREAGPHCMYSAHAVEKANELASVEKSIYEHRDLLKQISSYPHRPRRDPQAVACQQCVSECEEFFGKYATIAEPLSCNDGGQKGGDNAQGHNGQAVKVDIGEGEYVQRRPSYTPQLIKAKSAKCFDKRLKTLRELCDNAFYEATVESLKETERSFRGDLCYLHTRRLDRALRRKQRTINFLFEEELCEDDDDDLDGRATFRPFCAVNHAVDNSRLSNGVPVIPEPPKRFDAASNTSHTRDFMLDDDNLKSSFNDREFETPRCSEKPHFKCSNQKSSKPEVLDAESDSTPDYERKTDLDGESNSEWAEAATDEDGRPEALSEETSRKDDGCEKDSQFVPVDAACCMAHEGFLDNPPDAAPHLAVQLQSPQILVVNQEPQALLPLLEDYAAGSLCSENHRAGPLGDAVSRTSAEDGSDCTMSASTGSDWTASPLDNGGTLTLRLKKKAGQGALRFVRQYPFAMQALRSLLSGRTLVVLGADEARVRRLVTALAIFVPAPGKCGERVQPWLCCPFTMTDLHRWKLIGLQRVASPTGSSMLFSLSRYSRYISILDADQKTLRCPPYRGQLLANMADHRTYVRRGSTYYLHVQSTLCRLAAKAFLFTFTHHLHLPVNAAEGPDGVEARRRCFLQEQLGLEEDDRHIVLYLSHLITQHYLHAANGRNTAAPSFNFNYTTSVLYKI; the protein is encoded by the exons ATGATAGGTTCACCTGACGTGGTGGCTTTCACAAAAGAGGATGATGATGGTCAGAGCACTTCTGACCCATGGGCTATTCCAGAGGAGTTTTCCATTCCCCTCCATCCCCTGGCTGACTCCAACCCATGGGCCAAAACCTCTTATGCTAAATTCACAAAAGACTTCATTCTCATTTCGGAGTTCTCCGAGCAGGTGGGCCCTCAGCCTCTCCTTTGCATTCCCGATGACCCCAAAGTCTGCGGGAGCTTTGACCTCAACTACTTCTCCCTTCGCATCATGTCAGTGGACTACCAGGCGTCATTCGTGGGGCATCCGCCTGGCAGCGGATACCCTCGACTCAGTTTTGTGGAGGACTCAAGGGTCGTACTGGGTGACTCTAAAGAGGGTGCTTTTGCTTATGTCCATCACCTTACACTGTATGACCTGGAGGCGAGGGGCTTTGTGCGCCCCTTCTGCATGGCCTACGTTTCAGCAGATGAGAGGAAGATCATGTTGCAGTTTCAGGAGCTGTCCGCGCGCTTCTCAAAGGCCTCCGAGTGCTTGAAGGCTGGAAACCGCAGAGCCTTCGCCAAAGAACTCCAGAGGAAGCTTCGAGACCTCGA ATACACTCACTCTGTTCTGCAGAGGGAGGAGGGCCTGCAGAGGGAGGCGGGGCCTCACTGCATGTACTCCGCCCATGCTGTGGAAAAGGCCAATGAGCTCGCCAGTGTGGAAAAGAGCATCTACGAACACCGGGACCTTCTGAAACAGATCAGCTCCTACCCTCATCGTCCCCGCCGGGACCCTCAGGCTGTTGCGTGTCAGCAGTGCGTGAGCGAGTGTGAAGAGTTTTTTGGCAAGTATGCCACCATAGCCGAGCCCTTGAGTTGCAACGATGGCGGTCAGAAGGGAGGAGACAATGCTCAGGGACACAATGGCCAGGCAGTCAAAGTGGACATCGGCGAGGGCGAATATGTTCAGCGCAGGCCGTCCTATACGCCGCAGCTGATCAAAGCCAAGTCGGCAAAGTGTTTCGACAAGCGCCTCAAGACCCTCCGAGAGCTGTGCGATAACGCCTTCTACGAGGCCACCGTGGAGTCCTTAAAGGAGACGGAAAGGAGTTTCCGAGGTGACCTGTGCTACCTGCACACGCGTCGCCTGGACCGAGCCCTACGGCGAAAGCAGAGAACGATCAACTTTCTGTTTGAGGAGGAACTCTGCgaagacgacgatgacgatCTTGACGGAAGGGCAACATTCAGACCGTTTTGTGCCGTGAACCACGCCGTAGACAACTCCAGACTCTCCAACGGAGTACCTGTCATACCGGAACCCCCGAAGCGTTTCGACGCCGCCTCCAACACGAGCCATACTCGAGACTTCATGCTTGATGACGACAATCTCAAGTCCTCCTTTAATGACCGAGAATTCGAAACCCCGAGGTGCTCAGAGAAACCTCATTTCAAGTGTAGCAACCAGAAAAGCTCAAAGCCCGAAGTTCTGGACGCCGAGTCCGACTCGACCCCAGACTACGAGCGTAAAACCGATCTGGATGGTGAGAGCAACAGTGAATGGGCGGAGGCCGCAACTGATGAAGATGGCAGGCCCGAGGCTTTGTCAGAAGAAACTTCAAGGAAGGACGACGGATGCGAGAAGGATTCTCAATTTGTTCCCGTGGATGCTGCATGCTGCATGGCCCACGAAGGTTTTCTCGATAATCCGCCCGATGCGGCGCCCCATCTCGCTGTCCAACTGCAGAGTCCTCAAATCCTCGTGGTCAACCAGGAGCCCCAGGCCCTACTTCCACTCCTGGAAGACTACGCGGCGGGATCCCTATGCTCAGAGAACCACCGAGCCGGACCGCTGGGAGATGCGGTGTCCCGTACCTCAGCTGAGGACGGATCGGATTGTACCATGAGTGCGTCTACCGGTTCTGATTGGACCGCCTCCCCTCTCGACAACGGGGGGACGCTGACCCTGCGTTTGAAGAAGAAGGCCGGGCAAGGGGCCTTGAGGTTCGTGCGACAGTACCCCTTTGCTATGCAGGCTCTGCGGTCGTTGCTGAGCGGCAGGACGCTGGTCGTACTCGGGGCCGATGAGGCGAGAGTGCGTCGGCTGGTTACTGCGCTGGCCATCTTTGTTCCTGCTCCAGGAAAATGTGGCGAGCGAGTCCAACCTTGGCTGTGTTGCCCTTTCACCATGACCGACCTGCACAGGTGGAAACTTATTGGATTGCAAAG AGTGGCATCTCCCACGGGTTCCAGCATGCTCTTCTCACTGTCCCGCTACAGTCGCTACATCTCCATCTTGGACGCCGATCAGAAGACCTTGCGTTGTCCGCCTTACCGCGGCCAACTGCTCGCCAACATGGCGGACCACCGCACCTACGTCCGCCGCGGCTCCACCTACTACCTTCACGTCCAGAGCACACTGTGTCGTCTGGCGGCCAAGGCCTTTCTGTTCACCTTCACCCACCACCTCCACCTGCCAGTCAACGCCGCAGAGGGTCCGGATGGTGTGGAGGCCCGACGCCGCTGCTTCCTGCAGGAGCAGCTGGGGCTGGAAGAGGACGACAGGCACATTGTGCTCTACCTCAGCCATTTGATCACTCAGCACTACCTGCACGCTGCCAACGGCCGCAATACGGCGGCGCCTTCTTTTAATTTTAACTACACCACCAGCGTTTTATACAAAATCTGA